In one window of Tachypleus tridentatus isolate NWPU-2018 chromosome 2, ASM421037v1, whole genome shotgun sequence DNA:
- the LOC143244366 gene encoding uncharacterized protein LOC143244366 isoform X3, with product MAGAHYVVSFLVILTVLSEGLTETSNPKPSETQTKADDDHISQQEQPQASNRNKGILFLTNPSPNRFQYRRTFEPRKNLAEPGKGFSSFLKDFSDFPKHSSFEEIFKFQPSQPVRPNSTPRSYKFNPSTAIRRPLVYNSPQYANSRERYENKNNRFKSSILEYGLQNPNQNNKNWLIQNRNSAHSDNSPYIRKHLDVREDPQNPYEPAVIPIYHIPRRHANKSPPKQTDSFRQKAPLSPGFQQNNGKQSQRLSSPLLEYLTTSNIFGSNENVDEYPKVFKFNEKRINIVEFDRDKKNGLIENLEKGDSLDPENIPRNRFLIFHGGVYEQDDTLDTRGIIEDEQEPFKPVQLNFSDFFNNNDEDKEEGFIFYRPL from the exons ATGGCAGGAGCACATTACGTG GTATCGTTTCTGGTAATACTAACTGTGCTAAGCGAAGGTCTGACTGAAACTTCAAATCCAAAGCCTAGTGAAACTCAAACCAAAGCGGACGATGACCATATCAGTCAACAAGAGCAACCGCAGGCTAGTAACAGAAATAAAggaattttgtttcttactaACCCGAGTCCAAATAGATTTCAGTATCGTAGAACGTTTGAACCAAGGAAAAACTTAGCGGAACCGGGCAAAGGATTCTCAtcttttttaaaagatttttcaGATTTTCCCAAGCACTCcagttttgaagaaatatttaaatttcaaccGTCTCAACCTGTTAGGCCTAATTCAACTCCACGCTCATACAAATTTAACCCTTCAACAGCCATACGTCGCCCTCTTGTGTACAACTCACCACAGTATGCAAACAGCCGTGAAAGATACGAAAATAAGAATAATAGGTTCAAAAGCAGCATACTAGAATACGGACTCCAAAATCCTaaccaaaacaataaaaattggtTAATACAAAATAGAAACTCTGCGCATAGCGATAACAGCCCTTATATTAGGAAACATTTGGATGTCAGGGAAGATCCACAAAATCCATATGAGCCAGCTGTAATACCGATTTATCACATTCCTCGAAGACACGCAAATAAATCTCCACCTAAACAAACTGACTCATTCAGACAGAAAGCACCGCTTTCACCTGGCTTTCAACAAAATAATGGTAAACAAAGCCAAAGACTGTCTTCTCCACTTCTGGAGTATCTTACAACGTCCAACATCTTCGGGAGTAATGAAAACGTTGATGAATACCCAAAGGTTTTCAAGTTTAATGAAAAACGAATAAACATCGTGGAGTTCGACCGCGATAAGAAAAATGGACTAATTGAAAACTTGGAAAAGGGTGACTCGTTGGATCCTGAAAACATTCCTCGAAATAGATTTCTCATCTTTCATGGTGGTGTGTACGAACAAGATGATACTCTTGACACCCGAGGAATCATTGAAGATGAGCAAGAACCTTTCAAACCCGTACAACTGAACTTTTCAgattttttcaataataatgatGAGGATAAGGAAGAAGGATTTATTTTCTACCGTCCTTTGTAG
- the LOC143244366 gene encoding uncharacterized protein LOC143244366 isoform X2, which produces MARKSVCVSSKVSFLVILTVLSEGLTETSNPKPSETQTKADDDHISQQEQPQASNRNKGILFLTNPSPNRFQYRRTFEPRKNLAEPGKGFSSFLKDFSDFPKHSSFEEIFKFQPSQPVRPNSTPRSYKFNPSTAIRRPLVYNSPQYANSRERYENKNNRFKSSILEYGLQNPNQNNKNWLIQNRNSAHSDNSPYIRKHLDVREDPQNPYEPAVIPIYHIPRRHANKSPPKQTDSFRQKAPLSPGFQQNNGKQSQRLSSPLLEYLTTSNIFGSNENVDEYPKVFKFNEKRINIVEFDRDKKNGLIENLEKGDSLDPENIPRNRFLIFHGGVYEQDDTLDTRGIIEDEQEPFKPVQLNFSDFFNNNDEDKEEGFIFYRPL; this is translated from the exons ATGGCAAGGAAGTCCGTTTGTGTTTCATCAAag GTATCGTTTCTGGTAATACTAACTGTGCTAAGCGAAGGTCTGACTGAAACTTCAAATCCAAAGCCTAGTGAAACTCAAACCAAAGCGGACGATGACCATATCAGTCAACAAGAGCAACCGCAGGCTAGTAACAGAAATAAAggaattttgtttcttactaACCCGAGTCCAAATAGATTTCAGTATCGTAGAACGTTTGAACCAAGGAAAAACTTAGCGGAACCGGGCAAAGGATTCTCAtcttttttaaaagatttttcaGATTTTCCCAAGCACTCcagttttgaagaaatatttaaatttcaaccGTCTCAACCTGTTAGGCCTAATTCAACTCCACGCTCATACAAATTTAACCCTTCAACAGCCATACGTCGCCCTCTTGTGTACAACTCACCACAGTATGCAAACAGCCGTGAAAGATACGAAAATAAGAATAATAGGTTCAAAAGCAGCATACTAGAATACGGACTCCAAAATCCTaaccaaaacaataaaaattggtTAATACAAAATAGAAACTCTGCGCATAGCGATAACAGCCCTTATATTAGGAAACATTTGGATGTCAGGGAAGATCCACAAAATCCATATGAGCCAGCTGTAATACCGATTTATCACATTCCTCGAAGACACGCAAATAAATCTCCACCTAAACAAACTGACTCATTCAGACAGAAAGCACCGCTTTCACCTGGCTTTCAACAAAATAATGGTAAACAAAGCCAAAGACTGTCTTCTCCACTTCTGGAGTATCTTACAACGTCCAACATCTTCGGGAGTAATGAAAACGTTGATGAATACCCAAAGGTTTTCAAGTTTAATGAAAAACGAATAAACATCGTGGAGTTCGACCGCGATAAGAAAAATGGACTAATTGAAAACTTGGAAAAGGGTGACTCGTTGGATCCTGAAAACATTCCTCGAAATAGATTTCTCATCTTTCATGGTGGTGTGTACGAACAAGATGATACTCTTGACACCCGAGGAATCATTGAAGATGAGCAAGAACCTTTCAAACCCGTACAACTGAACTTTTCAgattttttcaataataatgatGAGGATAAGGAAGAAGGATTTATTTTCTACCGTCCTTTGTAG
- the LOC143244366 gene encoding uncharacterized protein LOC143244366 isoform X1, whose translation MAVFYDFYHIPKYLKEQSFVLCSILFATWLNNKVSFLVILTVLSEGLTETSNPKPSETQTKADDDHISQQEQPQASNRNKGILFLTNPSPNRFQYRRTFEPRKNLAEPGKGFSSFLKDFSDFPKHSSFEEIFKFQPSQPVRPNSTPRSYKFNPSTAIRRPLVYNSPQYANSRERYENKNNRFKSSILEYGLQNPNQNNKNWLIQNRNSAHSDNSPYIRKHLDVREDPQNPYEPAVIPIYHIPRRHANKSPPKQTDSFRQKAPLSPGFQQNNGKQSQRLSSPLLEYLTTSNIFGSNENVDEYPKVFKFNEKRINIVEFDRDKKNGLIENLEKGDSLDPENIPRNRFLIFHGGVYEQDDTLDTRGIIEDEQEPFKPVQLNFSDFFNNNDEDKEEGFIFYRPL comes from the coding sequence GTATCGTTTCTGGTAATACTAACTGTGCTAAGCGAAGGTCTGACTGAAACTTCAAATCCAAAGCCTAGTGAAACTCAAACCAAAGCGGACGATGACCATATCAGTCAACAAGAGCAACCGCAGGCTAGTAACAGAAATAAAggaattttgtttcttactaACCCGAGTCCAAATAGATTTCAGTATCGTAGAACGTTTGAACCAAGGAAAAACTTAGCGGAACCGGGCAAAGGATTCTCAtcttttttaaaagatttttcaGATTTTCCCAAGCACTCcagttttgaagaaatatttaaatttcaaccGTCTCAACCTGTTAGGCCTAATTCAACTCCACGCTCATACAAATTTAACCCTTCAACAGCCATACGTCGCCCTCTTGTGTACAACTCACCACAGTATGCAAACAGCCGTGAAAGATACGAAAATAAGAATAATAGGTTCAAAAGCAGCATACTAGAATACGGACTCCAAAATCCTaaccaaaacaataaaaattggtTAATACAAAATAGAAACTCTGCGCATAGCGATAACAGCCCTTATATTAGGAAACATTTGGATGTCAGGGAAGATCCACAAAATCCATATGAGCCAGCTGTAATACCGATTTATCACATTCCTCGAAGACACGCAAATAAATCTCCACCTAAACAAACTGACTCATTCAGACAGAAAGCACCGCTTTCACCTGGCTTTCAACAAAATAATGGTAAACAAAGCCAAAGACTGTCTTCTCCACTTCTGGAGTATCTTACAACGTCCAACATCTTCGGGAGTAATGAAAACGTTGATGAATACCCAAAGGTTTTCAAGTTTAATGAAAAACGAATAAACATCGTGGAGTTCGACCGCGATAAGAAAAATGGACTAATTGAAAACTTGGAAAAGGGTGACTCGTTGGATCCTGAAAACATTCCTCGAAATAGATTTCTCATCTTTCATGGTGGTGTGTACGAACAAGATGATACTCTTGACACCCGAGGAATCATTGAAGATGAGCAAGAACCTTTCAAACCCGTACAACTGAACTTTTCAgattttttcaataataatgatGAGGATAAGGAAGAAGGATTTATTTTCTACCGTCCTTTGTAG